One genomic window of Acuticoccus sediminis includes the following:
- a CDS encoding inner membrane-spanning protein YciB codes for MDGKTPWQRVNKPKLLERFAIEIGPAVVFVAALQLVHLNAATLLFVAATAVAAGYSWFEKRRFPLIPAGMVLVAGLFGALTIAFDKADYIQFRATLVNAGGAMAILAGLLTGRLLLKASLQDGFRLTDGAWWMLSLRMIGYLLAMAFANEVVWRTMSVEAWAWFKTLGPIFNILFLWANWPLIRANLYAENGARLNEGPPAGAKSALNPAVRTT; via the coding sequence ATGGATGGCAAGACCCCCTGGCAGCGTGTGAACAAGCCGAAGCTGCTTGAACGCTTCGCAATCGAGATCGGACCCGCCGTCGTCTTCGTCGCCGCGCTCCAGCTCGTCCACCTCAACGCGGCGACGCTCCTGTTCGTGGCGGCGACCGCGGTGGCGGCGGGATATTCCTGGTTCGAGAAGCGGCGTTTTCCGCTGATTCCGGCGGGCATGGTCCTGGTGGCGGGTCTCTTCGGTGCGCTGACCATAGCGTTCGACAAGGCCGACTACATCCAGTTTCGCGCAACCCTCGTCAACGCGGGCGGCGCGATGGCTATTCTTGCCGGGCTTCTCACGGGCCGCCTCCTCCTCAAGGCCTCGCTCCAGGACGGGTTTCGCCTGACGGACGGGGCGTGGTGGATGCTGTCCCTGCGGATGATCGGCTACCTCCTCGCCATGGCGTTCGCCAACGAGGTCGTCTGGCGCACGATGTCGGTGGAGGCGTGGGCGTGGTTCAAGACGCTGGGGCCAATCTTCAACATCCTGTTCCTGTGGGCCAACTGGCCGCTGATCCGCGCCAACCTCTACGCGGAGAACGGCGCAAGGCTGAACGAAGGCCCCCCGGCCGGAGCGAAATCGGCGTTGAATCCCGCCGTTCGGACGACCTGA
- a CDS encoding ATP-dependent Clp protease proteolytic subunit, with translation MPLFSRFDDDDDEDEEKLKSQQSIPVDKHLFDARQVMIVGQISMDLARDVCQRLLALSHVSNDPITVIVSSPGGHVESGDMIHDTIGMISPKVNILGMGWVASAGALIYISVPKEQRFCTSNTRFLLHQPSGGAGGAASDIEIQAREIIKMRERLDHLFAAATGQPLERIQKDTDRDHWMSASEAVDYGLVGKIVSRAGDIS, from the coding sequence ATGCCCCTATTTTCCCGCTTCGACGATGACGACGACGAGGACGAAGAGAAGCTGAAGAGCCAGCAGTCGATCCCTGTCGACAAGCACCTCTTCGACGCGCGGCAGGTCATGATCGTCGGCCAGATCTCGATGGACCTGGCGCGAGACGTCTGCCAGCGCCTCCTGGCGCTGTCGCATGTGTCCAACGATCCGATCACCGTCATCGTGTCCTCGCCCGGCGGCCACGTGGAATCGGGCGACATGATCCACGACACGATCGGCATGATCTCGCCCAAGGTGAACATCCTCGGGATGGGCTGGGTCGCCTCCGCCGGCGCGCTGATCTACATCTCCGTGCCGAAGGAGCAGCGGTTCTGCACCTCGAACACGCGCTTCCTGCTGCACCAACCCTCCGGCGGCGCCGGCGGTGCGGCCTCGGACATCGAGATCCAGGCGCGCGAGATCATCAAGATGCGCGAGCGGCTCGACCACCTGTTCGCCGCGGCGACGGGCCAGCCGCTGGAGCGCATCCAGAAGGACACCGACCGCGACCACTGGATGAGCGCCAGCGAGGCGGTCGACTACGGCCTCGTCGGCAAGATCGTCTCCCGCGCCGGGGACATCTCCTGA
- a CDS encoding aldo/keto reductase, with amino-acid sequence MAMPTFDVAGVSIPKIGIGTYGMDGEPASTAVSEGLKGGYRHVDTAEMYGNEVAVGEGIRASGLPREEIFVTTKVWHDHLTDSAMQAAAEGSLQRLGLDRVDLYLIHWPSRDVPVSEAVAALGWIRSRGLARAVGISNFPVKLIEEAVAASEVELAVNQVEYHPFMDQSAVLAALRRHGMGLTAYCPLARGKILDDETICGIAERHGVTPAAITLAWLIGQEEVIAIPKSSSPKRLMENLKALDVVLTEAERSAIDALRSPRGRLVNPDFAPDWD; translated from the coding sequence ATGGCGATGCCGACGTTCGACGTCGCCGGCGTGTCGATCCCGAAGATCGGGATCGGCACCTACGGCATGGACGGCGAGCCGGCCAGCACCGCGGTCTCCGAGGGGCTGAAGGGCGGCTACCGTCACGTCGATACGGCGGAGATGTACGGCAACGAGGTGGCCGTGGGCGAGGGGATCCGCGCCTCCGGCCTGCCTCGTGAAGAGATCTTCGTGACCACCAAGGTCTGGCACGACCACCTGACCGACAGCGCCATGCAGGCCGCCGCCGAGGGCTCCCTGCAGCGCCTCGGCCTCGACCGGGTGGACCTCTACCTGATCCACTGGCCGAGCCGGGACGTGCCCGTCTCGGAGGCGGTCGCGGCGCTCGGGTGGATCCGCAGCCGCGGGCTCGCCCGTGCTGTCGGCATCTCCAACTTCCCGGTCAAGCTGATCGAGGAGGCGGTCGCCGCGTCCGAGGTGGAGCTCGCCGTCAATCAGGTCGAGTACCATCCCTTCATGGACCAGAGTGCGGTCCTGGCAGCGCTGCGGCGCCACGGCATGGGTCTCACCGCCTACTGTCCGCTCGCCCGCGGCAAGATCCTCGACGACGAGACGATCTGCGGCATCGCGGAGCGTCACGGCGTCACTCCGGCCGCGATCACGCTCGCCTGGCTCATCGGCCAGGAGGAGGTCATCGCGATCCCGAAGTCGAGTTCGCCGAAGCGCCTGATGGAGAACCTGAAGGCCCTCGACGTGGTCCTCACCGAGGCGGAGCGGTCGGCGATCGACGCCCTGCGCAGCCCCAGGGGCCGCCTCGTCAATCCGGACTTCGCGCCCGACTGGGATTGA
- a CDS encoding YdcF family protein: MGPFEDAFALLKPSNAVYIAALAGFVLMFWRRGLGMTVTGVALVLWGAIAYLPIGRLMTEPLETRFERRNVDRIDGIVLLGGFLGRVEPDPLWTELGRHGGRLVATALLARRFPDAQILITDISEAKSAAAVLIELGVDEDRIMTETRATSTWENARYSYEMMRPDPDKVYALVTSASHMPRSVGVFRTAGWPEMVPVPTDRMSAPWSVWHGVPLDAEDGFADFDWAMREWLALVSYRIMGRTGSLVPGPDPEETPPGKRDAGDERTDPADGRSEDPLTPA; the protein is encoded by the coding sequence TTGGGACCCTTCGAAGACGCGTTCGCGCTTCTGAAGCCCTCGAACGCCGTGTACATCGCGGCGCTCGCCGGCTTCGTCCTCATGTTCTGGCGGCGCGGGCTGGGGATGACGGTCACCGGTGTCGCGCTCGTCCTGTGGGGCGCCATCGCCTACCTGCCCATCGGCCGGCTGATGACCGAGCCGCTGGAGACGCGCTTCGAGCGCCGGAACGTCGACAGGATCGACGGCATCGTCCTCCTCGGCGGCTTCCTCGGCCGCGTGGAACCGGACCCGCTCTGGACCGAGCTCGGCCGGCATGGCGGGCGCCTGGTCGCGACCGCGCTCCTCGCCAGGCGCTTCCCGGACGCGCAGATCCTGATCACCGACATTTCCGAGGCGAAGAGCGCCGCCGCCGTGCTGATCGAGCTCGGCGTCGACGAGGACCGGATCATGACCGAGACGCGGGCGACCTCGACTTGGGAGAACGCGCGCTATTCCTACGAGATGATGCGCCCCGACCCGGACAAGGTCTACGCGCTGGTGACCTCGGCGAGCCACATGCCGCGGTCCGTCGGCGTGTTCCGCACGGCGGGGTGGCCGGAGATGGTGCCGGTCCCGACCGACCGGATGTCCGCGCCCTGGTCGGTGTGGCACGGTGTCCCGCTCGACGCGGAAGACGGGTTCGCCGATTTCGACTGGGCGATGCGCGAGTGGCTCGCCCTCGTGTCGTACCGGATCATGGGGCGGACCGGGAGCCTCGTTCCGGGGCCGGACCCGGAGGAAACGCCGCCCGGAAAGCGCGACGCCGGCGACGAGCGGACGGACCCGGCCGACGGCCGATCCGAGGATCCGCTCACGCCGGCCTGA
- a CDS encoding glutathione S-transferase family protein: MKYTIVIGNKNYSSWSMRPWLVLDHFGLEYDEVMVPLDMPETRTTILSFSPSGRVPVLVDGGFAVWDSLSIIEYLAEKHPDLGIWPSDPHDRARARSLAAEMHGGFTGLRVACPMNLKAVKKFKARGGSAAARDVARFEGLISDRVARSGGPFLFGEWSAVDAMYAPMTARLTGYSWPMEPATQRYVEAVQSEASYKKWRAAALEERWVHPRSDRA, translated from the coding sequence ATGAAGTACACCATCGTCATCGGCAACAAGAACTATTCCTCCTGGTCCATGCGGCCGTGGCTGGTGCTCGATCACTTCGGCCTCGAGTACGATGAGGTGATGGTTCCCCTCGACATGCCGGAGACCCGCACGACGATCCTGTCCTTCTCGCCCTCCGGCCGGGTGCCCGTCCTCGTCGACGGCGGCTTCGCGGTATGGGACAGCCTGTCGATCATCGAGTACCTCGCCGAGAAGCATCCCGACCTCGGCATCTGGCCGTCCGATCCGCACGACAGGGCCCGCGCCCGCTCGCTCGCGGCGGAGATGCACGGCGGCTTCACGGGCCTTCGCGTCGCCTGCCCGATGAACCTCAAGGCGGTGAAGAAGTTCAAGGCCCGCGGCGGCTCGGCCGCGGCGCGGGACGTCGCGCGGTTCGAGGGGCTCATCAGCGACCGCGTCGCGCGCTCCGGCGGCCCGTTCCTGTTCGGCGAGTGGTCGGCCGTCGACGCGATGTATGCGCCGATGACCGCGCGCCTCACCGGCTATTCCTGGCCGATGGAACCCGCCACGCAGCGCTACGTCGAGGCGGTGCAGTCCGAGGCGAGCTACAAGAAGTGGCGCGCGGCGGCATTGGAGGAGCGCTGGGTCCACCCGCGGTCCGACAGGGCCTGA
- a CDS encoding tyrosine-type recombinase/integrase: protein MALGTADEAKSLEAFTAFLATIKKPKGRSIADLWDAYCVDKEGKRVLVAMRSEWKSLGPVFGHLLPEHVTVQHSRDYAAARREKKIKDGTIWTELGHLRTVLNWASERGIIEKAPFIELPMKPPPKDRHLTRTEARRLMDSAEMPHIRLYIVLLLTTAARNEAALELTWDRVDFERGVVRLGLFSGQRRKGRGSPPMNDLLREELQTARKSATSPWVIEYAGRRVTTVKRGFNAAVVRSKVAGVTPHVLRHTAAVWMAEAGVPMAEIAQFLGHEDSRITERVYARFSPYHLRKAASSLEF from the coding sequence GTGGCGCTCGGAACGGCAGACGAGGCGAAAAGCCTAGAGGCATTCACCGCCTTCCTTGCCACAATCAAGAAGCCCAAGGGGCGATCGATCGCTGACCTGTGGGACGCGTACTGCGTCGACAAGGAAGGGAAGCGCGTCCTGGTCGCCATGCGCTCCGAATGGAAATCCCTCGGGCCGGTCTTCGGTCACCTTCTGCCCGAGCACGTCACCGTGCAGCACAGCCGAGACTACGCTGCCGCCAGGCGGGAGAAGAAGATCAAGGACGGGACGATCTGGACCGAGCTCGGGCACCTCCGCACCGTGCTCAACTGGGCGTCGGAGAGGGGCATCATCGAGAAAGCTCCATTCATCGAGCTACCGATGAAACCGCCGCCAAAAGATCGTCACCTCACCCGGACAGAGGCACGGCGGCTGATGGACAGCGCCGAGATGCCCCACATTCGCCTCTACATCGTCCTGCTTCTCACTACGGCCGCCCGGAACGAGGCGGCGCTCGAGCTGACCTGGGACCGCGTCGATTTCGAAAGAGGGGTTGTGCGCTTGGGCCTGTTCTCGGGCCAGCGCCGCAAGGGCCGCGGCTCTCCGCCTATGAATGACCTGTTGCGTGAGGAGCTTCAGACAGCGCGCAAGTCTGCGACCTCACCGTGGGTGATCGAATATGCAGGGCGTCGGGTCACAACCGTCAAGCGCGGGTTCAATGCCGCCGTGGTGCGCTCCAAAGTCGCCGGAGTAACGCCCCATGTGCTTCGGCACACCGCAGCAGTCTGGATGGCAGAGGCCGGCGTCCCGATGGCGGAGATCGCGCAATTCCTCGGTCACGAAGACAGCAGGATCACGGAACGAGTCTACGCTCGGTTCAGCCCTTACCACCTGCGAAAAGCAGCCAGTTCCCTTGAGTTTTGA
- a CDS encoding helix-turn-helix domain-containing protein, protein MTMQGTSPQALLPRHVAERWGCSEATVRRMLRNKELPGFRAGGKLWRIRLEDVVRYEECQTGSASSTEDAGMPSGQVLEDLSAWRSERQTRRKA, encoded by the coding sequence ATGACGATGCAAGGCACGAGCCCGCAGGCCCTACTCCCGCGACACGTCGCGGAGCGCTGGGGCTGCTCCGAAGCGACCGTGCGCCGGATGCTTCGCAACAAGGAGCTTCCTGGTTTCCGCGCGGGCGGTAAGCTGTGGCGCATCCGACTGGAGGATGTGGTGAGGTACGAAGAATGCCAGACTGGCAGCGCAAGCTCTACCGAGGACGCTGGTATGCCGTCCGGCCAAGTGCTCGAGGATCTGAGCGCGTGGCGCTCGGAACGGCAGACGAGGCGAAAAGCCTAG